A stretch of Methanosphaerula palustris E1-9c DNA encodes these proteins:
- the arcS gene encoding archaeosine synthase subunit alpha yields MIFEIRSRDGLARSGILREGETSLRLPAVVDASSFFSTSLDRPFTNVPLGAPQGLAEQYLVAGEHPTTVHPQKPVPVPDGDIAMVANWHTALQNPRQYVDWLISLKTDVRADTAWYAPAAALPSTVWMLIATGFDLFDTTAVDLKSAQGIFCLPEGEFPADLLDQGVCACQGCRDHDLKVHNRLALEAEVNRVGVFLQKGQLRELAEARCRLNAAQVSVLRHLDNHYDFVEQWTPVARTATFKANSGDSMNRPEVKRYMDRLLTRYIPPSAEVAVLLPCSARKPYSRSQSHRKFINTVAGRAHEIIITSPLGVVPREIELCYPAAHYDVPVTGYWDREEVAVLADVLAKYLAKHQYRRVIAHLEGGAMQVAAMAADICGITLECTVRDHPTSGGSLSALDAALAGERRVRSDQIKGMLSFQFDADVDTAGMQVRGKFPRLSVMRNRRPLFSLDTTTGMLRPTFEGWSLIPRGYRVVIDDFVPQGDILAPGVLSADPVIREGDEVLVEGPHALATGRAAMGAFEMARSNHGVAVRRRKVMKR; encoded by the coding sequence ATGATATTTGAGATCCGATCACGGGACGGGCTGGCACGGTCGGGGATCCTCAGGGAGGGTGAGACCTCCCTGCGGTTGCCGGCTGTGGTGGATGCGTCTTCATTCTTCTCCACCAGCCTGGACCGCCCGTTCACCAACGTACCGCTCGGAGCCCCGCAGGGGTTGGCCGAACAGTATCTGGTCGCCGGAGAACATCCGACCACAGTCCATCCGCAGAAGCCTGTTCCTGTGCCGGACGGCGATATCGCGATGGTCGCAAACTGGCACACGGCACTGCAGAATCCGCGCCAGTATGTGGACTGGCTGATCAGCCTGAAGACCGATGTCCGGGCCGATACCGCCTGGTATGCCCCGGCAGCGGCCCTGCCCTCGACGGTCTGGATGCTGATCGCCACGGGGTTCGATCTCTTCGACACCACGGCTGTCGATCTGAAGTCGGCTCAGGGGATCTTCTGTCTGCCTGAAGGCGAGTTTCCGGCCGACCTGCTCGACCAGGGGGTCTGTGCCTGTCAGGGGTGCAGGGACCATGATCTGAAGGTTCACAACCGGCTCGCGCTAGAGGCTGAGGTGAACAGGGTCGGTGTCTTTTTGCAGAAGGGCCAGCTCAGGGAACTGGCCGAGGCCCGGTGCCGGTTGAATGCCGCGCAGGTCTCGGTCCTCCGGCACCTCGACAACCACTATGATTTTGTCGAGCAGTGGACACCGGTGGCCCGGACTGCCACCTTCAAGGCCAACTCAGGCGATTCGATGAACCGGCCCGAGGTGAAACGGTATATGGACCGGCTTCTGACCCGGTACATCCCGCCATCTGCCGAGGTCGCCGTCCTCCTTCCCTGTTCTGCACGAAAACCCTACTCGCGGTCGCAGAGCCACCGGAAGTTCATCAACACCGTCGCCGGCAGGGCGCATGAGATCATCATCACCTCTCCGCTCGGTGTCGTTCCCCGTGAGATCGAACTCTGTTACCCGGCCGCCCACTACGATGTGCCCGTGACTGGGTACTGGGACCGCGAAGAGGTGGCGGTTCTGGCCGATGTGCTGGCGAAGTACCTGGCCAAACACCAGTATCGGCGCGTGATCGCTCATCTGGAGGGAGGGGCGATGCAGGTGGCTGCGATGGCCGCCGACATCTGCGGGATCACTCTCGAATGCACGGTGAGGGATCACCCGACCTCTGGGGGATCGCTCTCGGCGCTGGATGCGGCGCTTGCCGGGGAACGGCGGGTCCGGTCCGATCAGATCAAGGGGATGCTCTCGTTCCAGTTCGATGCCGATGTCGACACGGCCGGGATGCAGGTCCGGGGCAAGTTCCCGCGTCTCTCGGTGATGCGGAACCGCCGACCGCTCTTCAGCCTCGACACCACCACCGGGATGCTCAGACCGACCTTCGAGGGCTGGTCGCTAATCCCCCGTGGATACCGGGTGGTCATCGACGATTTTGTTCCGCAGGGGGATATCCTGGCGCCGGGTGTGCTCAGTGCAGACCCGGTCATCAGGGAAGGGGACGAGGTCCTGGTCGAAGGGCCGCATGCGCTCGCCACCGGCAGAGCTGCGATGGGGGCCTTCGAGATGGCCCGTTCCAACCATGGTGTGGCGGTCAGAAGGCGTAAGGTAATGAAACGGTAG
- the tgtA gene encoding tRNA guanosine(15) transglycosylase TgtA, translating into MSFGFEVIHKDIAGRVGKLKVGEKVIRTPALLPVINPHLQLVTPREMADLGVEALITNAYIFYRSAQYREQALAEGLHKLLDFDGVIMTDSGSFQLSVYGDVEVTNKDTLSFQKAIGSEIIVPLDIPTSPAADYETAKHELAVTLERLDEAREFMGEDCQLAAPVQGGIYTDLREEAGAAVSERGFTFCPIGAVVPLMESYRYQDLVRVVMAAKKGLSPAACIHLFGAGHPAMFALAVAMGCDLFDSAAYALYAKEGRYMTVHGSFKIGELAELPCACSVCRSHTADELNKAPDRERLLALHNLYVTLAEISRIRQAIQDGTLWELVDERCRGHPRLLSGYRELLTYADELEQSDRVSKRRFFYRGSESCLRTEVGRYHQMVSRFTLGAEVLVSFDGTEIEGYDDCLLFRPPFGPLPQGLSETFPVGQHEVPDWDDEMVLRGCEGIAALQESHPDSAITVLCTREWEPLVRAALPDVGVILNDI; encoded by the coding sequence ATGTCATTTGGTTTTGAAGTCATTCATAAGGATATAGCCGGGCGAGTTGGAAAGCTGAAGGTCGGGGAGAAGGTGATCCGGACGCCGGCCCTGCTGCCGGTGATCAACCCTCACCTCCAGCTGGTCACGCCGCGGGAGATGGCAGACCTCGGGGTTGAGGCTCTGATCACGAACGCCTACATCTTCTACCGTTCCGCTCAATATCGAGAGCAGGCACTTGCAGAGGGGCTTCATAAACTTCTTGACTTCGACGGCGTGATCATGACCGATTCAGGGTCGTTCCAGCTCTCGGTCTACGGGGACGTCGAGGTGACCAATAAGGACACCCTCTCCTTCCAGAAGGCGATCGGTTCGGAGATCATCGTCCCGCTCGATATTCCCACCTCTCCTGCAGCTGACTACGAGACGGCGAAACACGAACTGGCGGTGACCCTCGAACGGCTCGATGAAGCCAGGGAGTTCATGGGTGAGGACTGTCAGCTCGCAGCGCCGGTGCAGGGCGGCATTTATACCGATCTCCGGGAGGAGGCCGGGGCTGCTGTCAGTGAACGCGGGTTCACCTTCTGTCCGATCGGGGCCGTTGTGCCGCTGATGGAGTCGTACCGGTACCAGGATCTGGTCAGGGTCGTGATGGCCGCGAAGAAGGGTCTCTCCCCTGCCGCCTGTATCCATCTCTTCGGAGCCGGACATCCGGCGATGTTCGCACTGGCCGTTGCGATGGGGTGCGACCTCTTCGATTCGGCTGCCTATGCCCTCTATGCCAAGGAGGGGAGGTACATGACGGTGCATGGATCCTTCAAGATCGGGGAACTGGCCGAACTCCCCTGCGCCTGCTCGGTCTGCCGGAGCCATACCGCCGATGAACTGAACAAGGCGCCAGACCGTGAGCGGTTGCTGGCGCTGCACAACCTGTATGTGACCCTCGCCGAGATCAGTCGAATCCGGCAGGCCATTCAGGACGGCACGCTCTGGGAACTGGTCGACGAGCGGTGCCGGGGGCATCCGCGCCTCTTATCAGGCTACCGCGAACTGCTCACCTATGCCGATGAACTCGAACAGTCTGACCGGGTCTCTAAGCGCCGGTTCTTCTACCGGGGGAGCGAGAGCTGCCTCCGGACCGAGGTCGGCCGGTATCATCAGATGGTCTCCCGGTTCACGCTCGGTGCGGAGGTGCTGGTGTCGTTCGACGGCACTGAGATCGAAGGCTATGACGACTGTCTCCTCTTCCGCCCGCCTTTTGGGCCGCTGCCGCAGGGGCTCTCCGAGACGTTCCCGGTGGGGCAGCACGAGGTTCCTGACTGGGATGACGAGATGGTGCTCCGGGGGTGCGAGGGGATCGCTGCTCTCCAGGAGAGCCATCCCGATTCAGCGATCACCGTGCTCTGTACCAGGGAATGGGAACCGCTGGTCCGGGCGGCACTGCCGGATGTCGGGGTGATCCTCAATGATATTTGA
- a CDS encoding TIGR00296 family protein, which yields MSDLREEEGRLAVRLARQSLHSTVTGEQNPLPSLPQVFNEKRGVFVTLTRSGQLRGCIGFPYPVAPLGEAIVNAAHAAAVEDPRFHPVRVEELDSIRVEVTVLTEPVVIEGPAAEREEKVEVGRHGLIVKGRGTSGLLLPQVATEFNWESDEFLNSVCAKAGMAGRCWRDQDVEVSTFEGQIFHE from the coding sequence ATGTCTGACTTACGTGAAGAGGAAGGGAGACTGGCGGTGCGCCTTGCACGTCAGTCTCTCCATTCAACGGTCACCGGAGAACAGAATCCGCTCCCGTCCCTCCCACAGGTCTTTAACGAGAAGAGGGGCGTCTTTGTGACCCTGACCAGGTCCGGTCAACTGCGGGGATGCATCGGTTTTCCCTATCCGGTCGCCCCGCTCGGAGAAGCGATCGTCAACGCTGCCCATGCTGCTGCCGTTGAGGATCCCAGGTTTCATCCGGTTCGTGTTGAGGAACTGGATTCGATCAGGGTTGAGGTGACCGTCCTGACCGAACCAGTGGTGATCGAAGGGCCGGCGGCTGAAAGGGAAGAGAAGGTCGAGGTCGGCCGGCACGGTCTGATCGTCAAGGGACGGGGGACCAGCGGTCTCCTCCTTCCCCAGGTGGCGACCGAGTTCAATTGGGAGAGTGACGAGTTCCTGAACAGTGTCTGTGCTAAGGCCGGAATGGCTGGCAGATGCTGGCGTGATCAGGATGTGGAGGTCTCCACCTTTGAGGGCCAGATCTTTCATGAATAA
- a CDS encoding right-handed parallel beta-helix repeat-containing protein translates to MKHSHFFKALLIMLVLVTLVPSALAAGSISVNGPTVISSPGTYVLTKDISGGGSPAIWIQSSDVIFDGNGHTIDGTGTSGSFGILVNGGSGLSRVTVKNVKLTNWHYGLYFKGVSNGQISGVTASNNNNAGICLAYSSNNQVTGCTSTGNEQGILISFASSYNTVSGNTASNNSDSGVYVASTSSTVYDTTGNQINGNTLNGNYQGVYVVFSNGNTFTDNSMSDNSDYGIFADYASGTSMIRNSISGCGQSGVVLYDARGCIISGNTATGNTDYGIWLSCSSGNTMSGNTLVNNKGGIALLGDDTLTSDQNIVNGNKITDNSESGLFLCRSSGNTITNNYLSNTRDVMIGGTDLASVWSVQTKAGSSITGGSTLGGNFWGTPSGTGFSQTHADANNDGICDQSYQFSGANVDKYPLVASTSTGSGPTPTIPLPNATTVPVTTVTPDPQVTVPVVVVTSLPVVVMPPEPTPNTSTTVQTPVANTTPSIPVTIPVPTGTIVTPVTNTTPIATPTVTITDKQSDPIKPIGTLTTPPRDLDGDHRYEDVNGDGKFNFDDVVTLYNDLDSITDPAQIIAFDFNANARIDFGDVVKLNSML, encoded by the coding sequence ATGAAGCACAGCCATTTTTTCAAGGCACTGTTGATCATGCTGGTGCTCGTCACCCTTGTGCCGTCGGCACTCGCTGCAGGATCGATCAGTGTCAATGGTCCGACTGTCATTTCATCGCCTGGAACGTATGTCCTTACCAAGGACATTTCAGGTGGTGGGTCACCCGCCATCTGGATCCAGTCTTCTGATGTGATCTTTGATGGTAATGGTCACACAATCGATGGGACCGGAACCTCAGGATCGTTTGGCATACTTGTGAACGGTGGGTCGGGACTCTCTCGTGTCACAGTCAAAAATGTGAAGTTAACCAACTGGCACTATGGCCTCTATTTTAAGGGTGTCAGCAATGGACAGATCAGCGGGGTCACTGCATCAAATAATAATAATGCCGGGATATGTCTGGCATACTCGAGCAACAATCAGGTAACTGGTTGTACCTCCACTGGCAACGAACAGGGTATTCTGATCTCGTTCGCCAGCAGTTACAATACGGTGAGCGGCAACACCGCAAGCAACAATTCCGACTCCGGTGTCTATGTGGCGTCCACGTCGTCGACGGTCTACGATACCACTGGTAACCAGATCAATGGAAACACCCTGAATGGAAATTATCAGGGTGTCTATGTTGTCTTCTCGAATGGGAACACTTTCACTGACAATTCGATGAGCGATAATTCTGATTATGGAATCTTCGCCGACTATGCAAGCGGCACCTCGATGATCAGGAACAGCATTTCGGGTTGTGGACAGAGTGGTGTGGTGCTCTATGATGCACGGGGTTGTATCATCTCCGGCAACACCGCGACCGGCAACACCGATTATGGTATCTGGCTCTCCTGCTCCTCAGGAAACACGATGAGTGGAAATACCCTGGTCAACAACAAGGGCGGGATAGCGCTCCTTGGGGATGATACGCTCACCTCCGATCAGAATATCGTCAACGGGAACAAGATCACTGACAACAGTGAATCAGGTCTCTTCCTCTGCCGGTCTTCAGGGAATACGATCACCAACAATTACCTCTCCAACACCCGGGATGTCATGATCGGTGGAACCGACCTCGCCAGTGTCTGGAGTGTCCAGACCAAGGCCGGCTCCTCGATCACCGGCGGGTCCACACTTGGTGGGAACTTCTGGGGTACTCCAAGTGGGACCGGATTCTCGCAGACGCATGCCGATGCGAACAACGACGGTATCTGCGATCAGTCCTACCAGTTCAGCGGTGCGAACGTCGATAAATATCCTCTGGTCGCATCAACATCAACCGGGTCAGGACCGACCCCCACCATTCCATTGCCGAACGCGACCACGGTGCCGGTGACCACGGTCACCCCCGATCCACAGGTGACGGTTCCTGTGGTAGTGGTGACTTCACTGCCGGTCGTTGTCATGCCGCCAGAGCCGACACCCAATACATCAACGACGGTGCAGACACCTGTGGCCAACACGACTCCATCGATTCCGGTTACGATTCCTGTGCCGACAGGGACGATCGTCACTCCTGTGACGAACACGACCCCAATCGCGACGCCCACGGTCACCATCACCGATAAGCAGTCTGATCCGATCAAGCCGATCGGAACCCTGACCACCCCGCCGAGGGACCTTGATGGGGATCACCGGTATGAGGATGTGAATGGCGATGGGAAGTTCAACTTTGACGATGTTGTGACCCTCTATAACGATCTCGATTCAATCACCGATCCCGCACAGATTATAGCATTCGACTTCAATGCGAATGCCAGAATCGATTTCGGTGATGTGGTGAAACTGAACTCGATGTTATAA
- a CDS encoding acyl-CoA synthetase, translated as MEPVEHMEYQEACEKFRITVPENFNFGFDVIDAWATKDRNQLAMIWTNEHGDEKKFTYRDLKNLSNQAANILLKYGIKKGDRVILLLPRVPEWWIFAIALIKLGAVFCPCPTLLTPKDLKYRINAGKFKMIITNLENASKIEEISDQCPPLSTRFLVDGEKKGWASFQYELLYPAPVSHRTVSLPITRKTRASDPMLIYFTSGTTGEPKMALHNQAYALGHEVTAALWQDIRPTDLHCTLSDTGWAKNAWGNIFGQWIQGACLLIFDIRGKFNATEILPLLEKYEVTTFCAPPTIYRMLILADLDKFDLKDLRRCVSAGEPLNPEVIRVWKEGTGLPICEGYGQSETVCCIGNFPGISPRPGSMGKPAPGWKIELHDDEGQPVPIHEEGRIAINLDPWPVGLIIEYLENPEANKDSFKNGWYYTGDKAYMDEDGYYWFIGRDDDVIKSAGYRIGPFEVESALLEHPSVQECAVVGSPDMIRGLIVKAFVILNQGFEPSEALVKDLQNHVKRTTAPYKYPRAIEFVSELPKTISGKIRRNELRRLEQERSDSS; from the coding sequence ATGGAACCAGTTGAACATATGGAGTACCAGGAAGCCTGTGAGAAATTCAGGATCACCGTCCCTGAAAATTTTAATTTCGGTTTTGACGTGATCGATGCCTGGGCAACAAAGGATCGGAATCAGCTTGCGATGATCTGGACGAACGAACACGGTGACGAGAAGAAGTTCACCTACAGAGATCTTAAAAATCTCTCCAACCAGGCCGCAAACATTCTCCTGAAGTATGGAATCAAGAAAGGTGATCGCGTGATCCTCCTCCTCCCACGGGTCCCGGAGTGGTGGATCTTTGCCATCGCCCTGATCAAGCTCGGTGCGGTATTCTGCCCCTGCCCCACGCTTCTCACCCCAAAAGACCTCAAGTACAGGATCAATGCCGGCAAGTTCAAGATGATCATCACGAACCTGGAGAACGCATCTAAGATCGAGGAGATCTCAGATCAGTGTCCGCCGCTCTCGACCCGGTTCCTGGTCGACGGTGAAAAGAAAGGGTGGGCGTCGTTCCAGTATGAACTGCTCTATCCCGCCCCGGTTTCGCACAGAACGGTCTCCCTCCCGATCACAAGGAAGACCCGGGCCAGCGATCCGATGCTGATCTACTTCACCTCAGGCACCACCGGCGAGCCCAAGATGGCCCTTCATAACCAGGCATATGCTCTCGGTCACGAGGTCACCGCAGCCCTCTGGCAGGACATCAGACCCACCGATCTCCACTGCACACTCTCTGATACCGGCTGGGCAAAGAATGCATGGGGAAATATCTTCGGACAGTGGATCCAGGGAGCATGCCTGCTGATCTTCGATATCAGAGGAAAATTCAATGCAACTGAGATTCTGCCGCTTCTGGAAAAGTATGAAGTGACCACCTTCTGTGCACCCCCAACAATCTATAGAATGCTCATCCTCGCAGACCTCGATAAGTTTGATCTCAAGGATCTCAGAAGATGTGTATCCGCAGGTGAACCACTCAACCCCGAGGTGATCAGGGTTTGGAAAGAGGGGACCGGCCTTCCCATCTGCGAAGGATACGGGCAGAGCGAAACCGTCTGCTGTATCGGAAACTTCCCGGGCATTTCACCACGACCCGGTTCAATGGGAAAACCGGCACCAGGATGGAAGATCGAACTCCACGACGACGAAGGACAGCCGGTGCCGATCCATGAAGAGGGACGGATCGCCATTAACCTTGACCCATGGCCAGTCGGTCTGATCATCGAGTACCTTGAAAATCCGGAGGCCAATAAAGACTCGTTCAAAAATGGCTGGTATTATACTGGAGACAAGGCATACATGGATGAGGATGGGTATTACTGGTTCATCGGAAGGGATGACGACGTCATCAAGAGTGCCGGTTACCGGATTGGACCCTTCGAGGTCGAGAGTGCCCTGCTCGAGCACCCATCAGTCCAGGAGTGTGCGGTTGTGGGTTCGCCCGACATGATCAGAGGGTTGATCGTCAAGGCATTCGTCATCTTGAACCAGGGATTCGAACCATCTGAGGCACTGGTCAAGGATCTCCAGAACCACGTGAAACGGACCACTGCACCGTATAAATATCCACGTGCCATCGAGTTTGTCAGTGAACTGCCCAAGACCATATCAGGAAAGATCCGCAGAAATGAACTGCGAAGACTGGAACAGGAACGATCGGATAGCAGTTAA
- a CDS encoding AMP-binding protein: MRTQRTYSEAGGENSAFVPNMTDYDEARANFRIDVPEYFNFGFDVIDAWAKEDRNRLAMIWVDQKGNEKTFTFRQFMNLSNQVANMLLKYGINKGDRVLIMLPRVPEWWIFSIALIKIGAVFCPCPTMLTQKDLKYRINAAKFRMVITNQENAEKIDEIWDACPSLTSRFLTDGERPEWINYKSELTYPAPASHRLVNLPGMKKTRSTDPMVIYFTSGTTGEPKMALHNQAYPLGHLVTGGLWLDIHPNDLHLTLADTGWAKSAWGKFFGPWMKGAATLIYDFRSKFNSTEILPILSKYEVTTFCAPPTIYRMLILADLETFDLSQLRHCVSAGEPLNPEVIRAWKEGTGQTIYEGYGQTELVLCIGTFPCMKAKPGSMGKPSPGWDVALLDEEGNPVPTGLEGKIAIRVSERHPVGMFMGYLEGEHLNEDVFADGWYYTGDKAYQDEDGYFWFVGRNDDVIKSSGYRIGPFEVESALLEHPAVQESAVVGSPDVIRGMVVKAFVVLNPGFAPSESLVKEIQKYVKRTTAPYKYPRIIEFVDSLPKTLSGKIRRNELRALELKKSE; encoded by the coding sequence ATGAGAACACAGAGAACATACAGCGAGGCAGGGGGGGAGAATTCCGCCTTTGTCCCGAATATGACCGACTACGATGAAGCACGAGCCAACTTCCGGATCGATGTCCCCGAGTATTTCAACTTCGGGTTCGATGTGATCGATGCCTGGGCAAAGGAAGATCGAAACAGACTGGCCATGATCTGGGTGGACCAGAAGGGGAACGAGAAGACCTTCACGTTCCGGCAGTTTATGAACCTCTCCAATCAGGTCGCCAATATGCTCCTCAAGTACGGGATCAACAAGGGCGACCGGGTGCTGATCATGCTCCCCCGTGTACCCGAATGGTGGATCTTTTCGATCGCCCTGATCAAGATTGGAGCCGTCTTCTGCCCGTGCCCGACGATGCTGACACAGAAGGATCTCAAATACCGGATCAATGCGGCAAAGTTCCGGATGGTGATCACAAACCAGGAGAACGCCGAAAAGATCGATGAGATCTGGGATGCCTGCCCGTCGCTCACCTCCCGGTTCCTGACCGACGGAGAACGGCCGGAATGGATCAATTATAAGAGCGAACTCACGTATCCTGCGCCGGCATCGCACCGGCTCGTGAATCTGCCGGGGATGAAGAAGACCCGGTCCACCGATCCGATGGTGATCTACTTCACCTCAGGGACCACCGGCGAACCGAAGATGGCCCTCCACAACCAGGCTTACCCACTCGGTCACCTGGTGACCGGCGGCCTCTGGCTCGACATCCATCCCAACGATCTCCACCTGACCCTGGCGGATACCGGCTGGGCCAAGTCGGCATGGGGGAAGTTCTTTGGACCATGGATGAAAGGGGCGGCCACGCTCATCTATGATTTCAGGTCCAAGTTCAACTCCACCGAGATCCTCCCGATCCTCTCCAAGTATGAGGTGACCACCTTCTGTGCGCCCCCGACGATCTATCGGATGCTGATCCTCGCCGACCTCGAGACCTTCGATCTCTCTCAGCTTCGTCACTGTGTCTCTGCCGGCGAGCCCCTGAATCCAGAAGTGATCAGGGCGTGGAAGGAAGGAACAGGACAGACGATCTATGAAGGCTACGGACAGACCGAACTGGTCCTCTGCATCGGAACCTTCCCCTGCATGAAGGCAAAGCCCGGGTCCATGGGGAAACCCTCTCCTGGATGGGACGTGGCCCTCCTCGATGAAGAGGGAAATCCGGTCCCGACAGGCCTGGAAGGGAAGATCGCCATCAGGGTGAGTGAACGGCACCCGGTCGGGATGTTCATGGGCTACCTGGAAGGAGAACATCTGAACGAGGATGTCTTCGCAGACGGCTGGTATTATACCGGGGACAAGGCATATCAGGACGAGGACGGTTACTTCTGGTTTGTCGGCAGGAATGACGATGTGATCAAGAGTTCCGGCTACCGGATCGGTCCCTTCGAGGTCGAGAGCGCACTGCTCGAACACCCGGCTGTGCAGGAGTCTGCCGTGGTGGGATCCCCGGATGTGATCAGGGGTATGGTCGTGAAGGCATTCGTCGTCCTGAATCCAGGGTTTGCCCCGTCAGAGTCCCTGGTCAAGGAGATCCAGAAGTACGTGAAGCGGACCACCGCACCGTACAAGTATCCACGGATCATCGAGTTCGTCGATTCGCTCCCAAAGACGCTCTCAGGCAAGATCCGACGGAACGAACTCCGGGCTCTTGAACTGAAGAAGAGTGAATAA
- the nifU gene encoding Fe-S cluster assembly scaffold protein NifU has protein sequence MYSEKVMDHFMNPRNVGEIEDADGIGEVGNPKCGDIMKIYLKIRENRIEDVKFQTFGCGAAVASSSIATELIKGKTLDEAWETTNKAVAEALGGLPPIKMHCSVLAEEGIHKAINDYRVKQGLEPIPDPHAHAHEADACDIPPSE, from the coding sequence ATGTATAGTGAAAAGGTGATGGACCACTTCATGAACCCGCGGAATGTGGGTGAGATTGAAGATGCGGATGGTATTGGTGAGGTTGGAAACCCAAAGTGCGGTGACATCATGAAGATCTACCTGAAGATCAGGGAGAATCGGATCGAGGATGTCAAGTTCCAGACCTTCGGATGCGGCGCGGCAGTGGCGTCGAGCAGCATCGCAACCGAACTGATCAAGGGAAAGACCCTTGACGAGGCGTGGGAGACCACCAACAAGGCGGTGGCTGAAGCGCTCGGCGGGCTGCCTCCGATCAAGATGCACTGCTCTGTGCTTGCAGAAGAGGGAATCCACAAGGCCATCAATGATTACCGGGTCAAGCAGGGGCTTGAACCGATTCCCGATCCCCACGCCCATGCTCACGAAGCGGATGCCTGCGACATCCCTCCGTCAGAATAA
- the nifS gene encoding cysteine desulfurase NifS, which produces MEGRRLVYMDHAATTATAPAVVEAMLPYFTDHFGNPSSVYKIAREAKAAVDEAREKMARALSAKPEEIYFTSGGTEADNWAIKGIAFANKQKGNHIITSAIEHHAVLHTCQYLEKMGFEVTYLPVDEYGRVDPAAVEAAITDKTILISIMFANNEIGTIEPIAAIGALARKKGIYFHTDAVQAIGHVPIDVGAMQIDLLSLSGHKFNGPKGIGALYIRKGVKIDNFMHGGGQERKRRAGTENLAAIVGIGVAIERVTASMEQEAKRLIVLRDRLRDGILEKIPHARLNGHPTERLPGNMNISFEFIEGESILLFLDHAGISASTGSACTSGSLEPSHVMLAIGLPHELAHGSLRMTLGEENTEEEVDYLLGVLPGIVERLRTMSPLYADYKRSCNV; this is translated from the coding sequence ATGGAAGGGAGAAGACTGGTCTACATGGATCACGCGGCGACAACCGCCACTGCACCAGCAGTGGTGGAGGCGATGCTACCTTACTTCACTGACCACTTTGGCAATCCATCCTCAGTCTATAAAATCGCACGGGAAGCGAAAGCGGCCGTCGATGAGGCTCGGGAGAAGATGGCCAGAGCGCTCTCTGCAAAACCGGAGGAGATCTACTTCACCTCTGGTGGGACCGAGGCTGATAACTGGGCCATTAAAGGGATCGCCTTTGCCAATAAACAGAAAGGTAATCATATCATCACATCGGCGATCGAACACCATGCAGTCCTTCATACCTGCCAGTATCTGGAGAAGATGGGATTCGAGGTGACCTATCTCCCGGTCGACGAGTACGGAAGAGTCGACCCGGCAGCCGTCGAGGCGGCCATCACCGACAAGACAATCCTGATCTCAATCATGTTTGCGAACAATGAGATCGGAACGATCGAGCCGATTGCAGCCATCGGCGCACTGGCCCGTAAGAAAGGGATCTACTTCCATACCGATGCCGTGCAGGCCATCGGTCATGTTCCGATCGATGTCGGAGCGATGCAGATCGATCTCCTCTCCCTGTCAGGTCATAAATTCAACGGCCCCAAGGGGATCGGGGCACTGTATATCAGGAAGGGTGTGAAGATCGATAATTTCATGCATGGCGGGGGACAGGAGAGAAAGCGGCGGGCAGGTACCGAGAATCTGGCCGCAATCGTCGGGATAGGTGTCGCCATCGAGCGGGTGACTGCATCGATGGAGCAGGAGGCCAAACGTCTGATCGTCCTTCGGGACCGCCTCCGGGATGGGATCCTGGAGAAGATCCCCCATGCCCGTCTGAACGGTCACCCGACCGAGCGGTTGCCCGGTAACATGAATATCTCGTTTGAGTTCATCGAGGGCGAATCGATCCTGCTCTTCCTCGATCATGCAGGGATCAGTGCATCCACCGGGAGTGCCTGCACCTCCGGCTCGCTCGAGCCCTCACACGTGATGCTCGCGATCGGGCTTCCCCATGAACTGGCCCACGGGTCGCTCCGGATGACCCTCGGCGAGGAGAATACAGAAGAGGAGGTCGACTATCTGCTCGGCGTTCTCCCTGGAATTGTGGAGAGACTCCGGACCATGTCTCCCCTCTATGCAGATTACAAGAGGTCGTGCAATGTATAG